A window from Chitinophaga filiformis encodes these proteins:
- a CDS encoding SDR family NAD(P)-dependent oxidoreductase, giving the protein MKDNYNGALQQALHSGFNATSTTDDVIKGIDLSGKIVIVTGGYAGIGLETVRTLVAAGAIIIVPARDVQKANSNLKGISNVTVAPMDLMDPASINAFAAAFLTAYKKLDILINNAGIMWVPLQRDKRGYESQLATNHLGHFQLTAKLWPALKEANGARVVNVSSFGHQMAPFNFEDPNFKERAYETLQGYGQSKTANNLFAVELDHRGKSVGVRAFSLHPGSVLGTDLGRVAPMALFQQMGTHDENGNIYPEVAARLKTVDQGAATSVWCATSPQLNDIGGVYCEDADVAELDEGNIIHNYDDPTSLRGVKPYAVDAANAQRLWTLSEEMTGISFPAN; this is encoded by the coding sequence ATGAAAGACAACTACAACGGAGCATTACAACAGGCGCTCCATTCAGGATTCAACGCTACATCAACGACTGATGATGTTATAAAAGGAATTGACCTTTCGGGTAAAATCGTGATCGTTACAGGCGGCTATGCAGGCATAGGACTGGAAACCGTAAGAACACTGGTAGCTGCAGGCGCTATTATAATAGTACCGGCACGTGATGTACAGAAGGCCAATAGTAATTTAAAAGGCATCAGTAACGTAACAGTGGCTCCTATGGACCTCATGGATCCGGCATCTATCAACGCATTTGCAGCAGCATTCCTTACTGCATATAAAAAGCTTGATATCCTTATCAACAATGCAGGCATCATGTGGGTACCGCTGCAACGCGATAAACGTGGATATGAATCCCAGCTGGCCACCAATCACCTGGGGCATTTTCAGTTAACTGCAAAGCTCTGGCCAGCCTTAAAGGAGGCAAATGGTGCACGTGTGGTGAATGTATCTTCCTTCGGGCACCAGATGGCCCCCTTCAACTTTGAAGATCCTAATTTCAAAGAAAGGGCGTATGAAACGCTGCAGGGCTATGGACAATCCAAAACCGCCAACAATCTTTTTGCCGTTGAACTGGACCATCGTGGCAAAAGTGTCGGTGTACGGGCCTTCTCCCTGCATCCCGGATCTGTGCTGGGGACCGACCTGGGGCGCGTAGCGCCTATGGCCTTATTCCAGCAAATGGGCACGCACGACGAGAACGGGAACATTTATCCGGAAGTGGCGGCCAGGCTCAAAACTGTAGACCAGGGAGCGGCAACTTCTGTATGGTGTGCTACCAGCCCGCAATTAAATGACATTGGCGGTGTGTATTGCGAAGATGCCGATGTGGCGGAATTGGATGAAGGAAATATCATCCATAATTACGATGATCCGACATCGTTGCGGGGCGTAAAGCCATATGCAGTTGATGCAGCCAATGCGCAAAGATTATGGACGCTGAGTGAAGAGATGACAGGCATTTCATTTCCTGCAAACTAA